The following are encoded in a window of Pseudomonas multiresinivorans genomic DNA:
- a CDS encoding DMT family transporter, whose product MPSSRTLTLTGLAMIAFAGNSILCRLALKATSIDAVSFTGIRIFSGALVLALLLKLRRRIASEGGNWRAAAALFVYAAAFSYAYVQLDAGTGALLLFGAVQVTMILVGLLRGERLRGQALLGFLLALGGLLVQLLPSASAPPLAGALLMLLSGVAWGLYSLLGRKGSDPLAITTGNFVRAIAFAALLAASFHSDLRVDTMGVVYAVLSGAMASGIGYAIWYSALPGLSAIQGASVQLSVPILAALSGAVLLGEAISLRLALVSLAVLGGIALILLAKVRAPTAQRA is encoded by the coding sequence ATGCCTTCCTCCCGCACCCTGACGCTCACCGGCCTGGCGATGATCGCCTTCGCCGGCAACTCCATCCTCTGCCGTCTCGCCCTGAAAGCCACCAGCATCGATGCAGTGAGCTTCACGGGAATCCGCATCTTCTCAGGCGCGCTGGTGCTCGCCCTGCTGCTCAAACTGCGCCGCCGCATCGCCAGCGAAGGCGGCAACTGGCGCGCGGCAGCGGCGCTGTTCGTCTACGCCGCAGCCTTCTCCTACGCCTATGTGCAGTTGGATGCAGGCACCGGTGCGCTGCTGCTGTTCGGCGCGGTGCAGGTGACCATGATCCTGGTCGGCCTGCTGCGCGGCGAAAGATTGCGCGGGCAGGCCTTGCTCGGCTTCCTGCTGGCCCTGGGCGGGTTGCTCGTCCAACTGCTACCCAGCGCCAGCGCTCCACCGCTGGCCGGTGCGCTGCTGATGCTGCTGTCGGGTGTGGCCTGGGGGCTGTACTCGCTGCTTGGGCGCAAAGGCAGCGACCCGTTGGCGATCACTACCGGCAATTTCGTTCGTGCCATTGCGTTTGCCGCGTTGCTGGCCGCGTCCTTTCACTCCGATCTGCGGGTGGACACGATGGGCGTCGTTTATGCCGTGTTGTCCGGAGCGATGGCCTCCGGGATCGGCTATGCGATCTGGTACAGCGCGCTGCCGGGACTATCGGCTATCCAGGGCGCGTCAGTGCAGCTCAGCGTGCCGATCCTGGCCGCACTATCCGGTGCCGTGTTGCTGGGCGAAGCGATCAGCCTGCGCCTGGCGCTGGTGTCGCTGGCGGTGCTGGGCGGGATCGCGCTGATCCTGCTGGCCAAGGTGCGCGCTCCAACCGCCCAGCGCGCCTGA
- the agmR gene encoding response regulator AgmR translates to MYKILIADDHPLFREAIHNVIADGFPGSEVMETADLDSALGLTQEHDDLDLILLDLNMPGMHGLNGLMSLRNEAPTIPVVIVSAEQDKQVVLQAITYGAVGFITKSSPRVQMTEAIEQILNGNVYLPSDIIRTQKSSPRRSGHEEHSIPPELLQALTRKQLLVLERMTKGESNKQIAYNLEIAETTVKAHVSAILRKLKVHNRVQAILCAGDIDFAAYLRR, encoded by the coding sequence ATGTACAAGATCCTGATCGCCGACGATCACCCGCTGTTCCGCGAGGCGATCCACAACGTCATCGCCGACGGCTTCCCCGGCAGCGAAGTGATGGAGACCGCCGACCTCGACAGCGCGCTGGGCCTGACCCAGGAACACGACGATCTCGACCTGATCCTGCTCGACCTGAACATGCCCGGCATGCATGGCCTGAACGGCCTGATGAGCCTGCGCAACGAGGCGCCGACCATCCCGGTGGTGATCGTCTCCGCCGAGCAGGACAAGCAGGTCGTCCTGCAGGCCATCACCTACGGCGCCGTGGGCTTCATCACCAAGTCCTCGCCGCGCGTGCAGATGACGGAGGCCATCGAGCAGATCCTCAACGGCAACGTCTACCTGCCGTCGGACATCATTCGCACGCAGAAATCCTCGCCGCGCCGCAGCGGCCATGAGGAGCACAGCATTCCGCCCGAGCTGCTGCAGGCACTGACCCGCAAGCAGCTGCTGGTGCTGGAACGAATGACCAAGGGCGAGTCGAACAAGCAGATCGCCTACAACCTGGAAATTGCCGAGACCACGGTGAAGGCCCACGTCTCCGCCATCCTGCGCAAGCTGAAGGTGCACAACCGCGTGCAGGCGATTCTCTGTGCCGGCGACATCGACTTCGCGGCCTATCTGCGCCGCTGA
- a CDS encoding ABC transporter permease, whose product MSALENPRLGPTAYWQCLCGIVMREWLRFVLQRSRFLSALVRPLLWLLVFAAGFRAALGISIIEPYDTYVTYETYIVPGLCCMILLFNGMQGSLSMVYDREMGSMRVLLTSPLPRAFLLASKLLATALVSLLQVYAFLLIAWLYGVQPPPMGLVAALPALLLAALLLGALGLLLSNGIRQLENFAGVMNFVIFPLFFLSSALYPLWKMREASQWLYWLCALNPFSHAVELVRFALYERFNLLASGVCLGLTLLFAGLAVLTFNPQHAALRKG is encoded by the coding sequence ATGAGTGCCCTGGAGAACCCGCGCCTAGGCCCCACGGCCTACTGGCAATGCCTGTGCGGTATCGTCATGCGCGAATGGCTGCGCTTCGTTCTGCAGCGCTCGCGCTTCCTCAGCGCGCTGGTGCGGCCGCTGCTCTGGCTGCTGGTGTTCGCTGCCGGCTTCCGCGCCGCGCTGGGCATTTCGATCATCGAGCCGTACGACACCTACGTCACCTACGAGACGTACATAGTGCCGGGGCTGTGCTGCATGATTCTGTTGTTCAACGGCATGCAGGGCTCGCTGTCGATGGTCTACGACCGTGAGATGGGCAGCATGCGCGTGCTGCTGACCAGCCCGCTGCCGCGCGCCTTCCTGCTCGCCAGCAAGCTGTTGGCCACCGCGCTGGTGTCGCTGTTGCAGGTCTACGCCTTCCTGCTCATCGCCTGGCTGTATGGCGTGCAGCCGCCGCCGATGGGGCTGGTCGCCGCGCTACCGGCATTGCTGCTGGCCGCCCTGCTGCTGGGCGCGCTGGGATTGCTGCTTTCCAACGGCATCCGCCAGCTGGAGAACTTTGCCGGGGTGATGAATTTCGTCATCTTTCCGCTGTTCTTCCTCTCCTCCGCGCTCTACCCGTTGTGGAAGATGCGCGAGGCCAGCCAGTGGCTGTACTGGCTGTGCGCGCTGAACCCGTTCAGCCACGCCGTGGAACTGGTGCGCTTCGCCCTGTACGAGCGCTTCAATCTGCTGGCCAGTGGCGTCTGCCTGGGCCTGACGCTGCTCTTCGCCGGCCTTGCCGTACTGACCTTCAACCCGCAGCACGCCGCCCTGCGCAAGGGGTGA
- a CDS encoding ABC transporter ATP-binding protein, protein MNALTVRDLGFSYGPRRALDGLEFELPAGRFTALLGPNGAGKSTLVALLTRLYDLQQGEIDVLGCSLRQQPRLALRQLGVVFQQSTLDLDLSVEQNLRYHAALHGLPRSVANERIEAELARQQLQERRRDKVRALNGGHRRRVEIARALLHRPRLLLLDEASVGLDPAARQALNEHVRRLCREDGLAVLWTTHLLDEVRDEDALLVLDRGRLVARGEARDICAADAGNLERTFHRLTRLEACA, encoded by the coding sequence ATGAATGCGCTGACGGTCCGCGACCTCGGCTTCTCCTACGGCCCGCGCCGCGCCCTCGACGGCCTGGAGTTCGAGCTCCCCGCCGGGCGCTTCACCGCCCTGCTGGGGCCCAACGGCGCCGGCAAGTCCACCCTGGTCGCCCTGCTCACCCGCCTCTACGACCTGCAGCAGGGCGAGATTGACGTGCTCGGCTGCAGCCTGCGCCAGCAACCGCGCCTGGCCCTGCGCCAGCTGGGCGTGGTGTTCCAGCAGAGCACCCTGGACCTGGACCTGAGCGTAGAGCAGAACCTGCGCTACCACGCCGCCCTGCATGGCCTGCCGCGCAGCGTGGCTAACGAACGGATCGAGGCCGAACTGGCCCGCCAGCAGTTGCAGGAACGCCGTCGCGACAAGGTCCGCGCGCTCAATGGCGGCCATCGCCGCCGCGTGGAGATCGCCCGCGCGCTGCTGCATCGCCCGCGCCTCTTGCTGCTCGATGAAGCCAGCGTCGGCCTTGACCCCGCCGCCCGCCAGGCACTGAACGAACATGTACGCCGACTGTGCCGGGAAGACGGCCTGGCGGTGCTCTGGACCACACACCTGCTGGATGAGGTGCGCGACGAGGATGCGCTGCTGGTGCTCGATCGCGGCCGCCTGGTCGCCCGTGGCGAGGCGCGGGACATCTGCGCGGCGGACGCCGGCAACCTGGAGCGCACCTTCCACCGTCTGACCCGCCTGGAGGCCTGCGCATGA
- a CDS encoding PQQ-dependent catabolism-associated CXXCW motif protein: MPRLATALYGHVSGCLAACLLSLTLPAAQADDTPLFSADGYRQAQYRSPTPPSADHAVTLDTPALQALLKREPKARLVDVYRRTFLNGQFVEDEKHRNLPGSLWLANVGTGTLEPQWQAYFERNLSRLTEGDAKRPLVFYCRSDCWMSWNAIRRAHALGYASLYWYRDGIDAWEQAGLPLQDAQPQPVK, translated from the coding sequence ATGCCTCGCCTTGCCACTGCCCTGTACGGCCACGTGAGCGGCTGCCTCGCCGCGTGCCTGCTCAGCCTGACGCTCCCGGCCGCGCAGGCCGACGACACGCCGCTGTTCTCCGCAGACGGCTATCGCCAGGCCCAGTACCGCAGCCCCACGCCGCCTTCCGCCGACCACGCCGTCACCCTCGACACCCCCGCCCTGCAGGCGCTGCTCAAGCGCGAGCCGAAGGCCCGGCTGGTCGACGTTTACCGCCGCACCTTCTTGAACGGCCAGTTCGTCGAAGACGAAAAGCACCGCAACCTGCCCGGCAGCCTGTGGCTGGCCAACGTCGGCACCGGCACCCTGGAGCCGCAGTGGCAGGCCTATTTCGAGCGGAATCTCTCCCGCCTCACCGAGGGCGATGCCAAACGCCCGCTGGTGTTCTACTGCCGCTCCGACTGCTGGATGAGCTGGAACGCCATCCGCCGCGCGCATGCGCTGGGCTATGCCAGCCTCTACTGGTACCGTGACGGTATCGATGCCTGGGAACAGGCAGGACTGCCCCTGCAGGACGCCCAGCCGCAACCTGTGAAATAA